A single genomic interval of Homo sapiens chromosome 7, GRCh38.p14 Primary Assembly harbors:
- the STEAP4 gene encoding metalloreductase STEAP4 isoform 2 (isoform 2 is encoded by transcript variant 3), producing the protein MEKTCIDALPLTMNSSEKQETVCIFGTGDFGRSLGLKMLQCGYSVVFGSRNPQKTTLLPSGAEVLSYSEAAKKSGIIIIAIHREHYDFLTELTEVLNGKILVDISNNLKINQYPESNAEYLAHLVPGAHVVKAFNTISAWALQSGALDASRQAILKKENPFSTSSAWLSDSYVALGILGFFLFVLLGITSLPSVSNAVNWREFRFVQSKLGYLTLILCTAHTLVYGGKRFLSPSNLRWYLPAAYVLGLIIPCTVLVIKFVLIMPCVDNTLTRIRQGWERNSKH; encoded by the exons atgGAGAAAACTTGTATAGATGCACTTCCTCTTACTATGAATTCTTCAGAAAAGCAAGAGACTGTATGTATTTTTGGAACTGGTGATTTTGGAAGATCACTGGGATTGAAAATGCTCCAGTGTggttattctgttgtttttggaagTCGAAACCCCCAGAAGACCACCCTACTGCCCAGTGGTGCAGAAGTCTTGAGCTATTCAGAAGCAGCCAAGAAGTCTGGCATCATAATCATAGCAATCCACAGAGAGCATTATGATTTTCTCACAGAATTAACTGAGGTTCTCAATGGAAAAATATTGGTAGACATCAGCAACaacctcaaaatcaatcaatatccagaatctaatgCAGAGTACCTTGCTCATTTGGTGCCAGGAGCCCACGTGGTAAAAGCATTTAACACCATCTCAGCCTGGGCTCTCCAGTCAGGAGCACTGGATGCAAGTCGGCAG GCAATACTCAAGAAGGAGAATCCATTTAGCACCTCCTCAGCCTGGCTCAGTGATTCATATGTGGCTTTGGGAATACTTGGGTTTTTTCTGTTTGTACTCTTGGGAATCACTTCTTTGCCATCTGTTAGCAATGCAGTCAACTGGAGAGAGTTCCGATTTGTCCAG TCCAAACTGGGTTATTTGACCCTGATCTTGTGTACAGCCCACACCCTGGTGTACGGTGGGAAGAGATTCCTCAGCCCTTCAAATCTCAGATGGTATCTTCCTGCAGCCTACGTGTTAGGGCTTATCATTCCTTGCACTGTGCTGGTGATCAAGTTTGTCCTAATCATGCCATGTGTAGACAACACCCTTACAAGGATCCGCCAGGGCTGGGAAAGGAACTCAAAACACTAG
- the STEAP4 gene encoding metalloreductase STEAP4 isoform 1 (isoform 1 is encoded by transcript variant 2), translated as MEKTCIDALPLTMNSSEKQETVCIFGTGDFGRSLGLKMLQCGYSVVFGSRNPQKTTLLPSGAEVLSYSEAAKKSGIIIIAIHREHYDFLTELTEVLNGKILVDISNNLKINQYPESNAEYLAHLVPGAHVVKAFNTISAWALQSGALDASRQVFVCGNDSKAKQRVMDIVRNLGLTPMDQGSLMAAKEIEKYPLQLFPMWRFPFYLSAVLCVFLFFYCVIRDVIYPYVYEKKDNTFRMAISIPNRIFPITALTLLALVYLPGVIAAILQLYRGTKYRRFPDWLDHWMLCRKQLGLVALGFAFLHVLYTLVIPIRYYVRWRLGNLTVTQAILKKENPFSTSSAWLSDSYVALGILGFFLFVLLGITSLPSVSNAVNWREFRFVQSKLGYLTLILCTAHTLVYGGKRFLSPSNLRWYLPAAYVLGLIIPCTVLVIKFVLIMPCVDNTLTRIRQGWERNSKH; from the exons atgGAGAAAACTTGTATAGATGCACTTCCTCTTACTATGAATTCTTCAGAAAAGCAAGAGACTGTATGTATTTTTGGAACTGGTGATTTTGGAAGATCACTGGGATTGAAAATGCTCCAGTGTggttattctgttgtttttggaagTCGAAACCCCCAGAAGACCACCCTACTGCCCAGTGGTGCAGAAGTCTTGAGCTATTCAGAAGCAGCCAAGAAGTCTGGCATCATAATCATAGCAATCCACAGAGAGCATTATGATTTTCTCACAGAATTAACTGAGGTTCTCAATGGAAAAATATTGGTAGACATCAGCAACaacctcaaaatcaatcaatatccagaatctaatgCAGAGTACCTTGCTCATTTGGTGCCAGGAGCCCACGTGGTAAAAGCATTTAACACCATCTCAGCCTGGGCTCTCCAGTCAGGAGCACTGGATGCAAGTCGGCAG GTGTTTGTGTGTGGAAATGACAGCAAAGCCAAGCAAAGAGTGATGGATATTGTTCGTAATCTTGGACTTACTCCAATGGATCAAGGATCACTCATGGCagccaaagaaattgaaaagtaccCCCTGCAGCTATTTCCAATGTGGAGGTTCCCCTTCTATTTGTCTGCTGTGCTGTGtgtcttcttgtttttctattgtgTTATAAGAGACGTAATCTACCCTTAtgtttatgaaaagaaagataatacATTTCGTATGGCTATTTCCATTCCAAATCGTATCTTTCCAATAACAGCACTTACACTGCTTGCTTTGGTTTACCTCCCTGGTGTTATTGCTGCCATTCTACAACTGTACCGAGGCACAAAATACCGTCGATTCCCAGACTGGCTTGACCACTGGATGCTTTGCCGAAAGCAGCTTGGCTTGGTAGCTCTGGGATTTGCCTTCCTTCATGTCCTCTACACACTTGTGATTCCTATTCGATATTATGTACGATGGAGATTGGGAAACTTAACCGTTACCCAG GCAATACTCAAGAAGGAGAATCCATTTAGCACCTCCTCAGCCTGGCTCAGTGATTCATATGTGGCTTTGGGAATACTTGGGTTTTTTCTGTTTGTACTCTTGGGAATCACTTCTTTGCCATCTGTTAGCAATGCAGTCAACTGGAGAGAGTTCCGATTTGTCCAG TCCAAACTGGGTTATTTGACCCTGATCTTGTGTACAGCCCACACCCTGGTGTACGGTGGGAAGAGATTCCTCAGCCCTTCAAATCTCAGATGGTATCTTCCTGCAGCCTACGTGTTAGGGCTTATCATTCCTTGCACTGTGCTGGTGATCAAGTTTGTCCTAATCATGCCATGTGTAGACAACACCCTTACAAGGATCCGCCAGGGCTGGGAAAGGAACTCAAAACACTAG